Below is a genomic region from Granulibacter bethesdensis CGDNIH1.
CTGGCGGAGGTCGATAAATCGGCTCGTGCCACATGGCTCGGTGCGCTGGCCGGATGCCGGGCGGAGGATGTGCAACAGGCTCTGTGGGACTCAGGCTTTGATGATCAGGGCGATGATGGCCGTCTGCGTGGGGAAGCCTATCTGACGGCATTCGGGCAGGTGCTGGGCTATCCGCTCTCTGTGCAGGAATGGGCGGAAGCCCGTCGTATTGCCACCCGGCCGAAACCGGAGGTGCTGTCGCTGGTGGCGCGGCTCCATCCCCGGATTGGACGCGCCGTGCTGACCAACAATGCGGATATTTTGCCCGGCTGCATGGCGATGATCTGTCCGCCGGTCGCAACCCTGTTCGGCGGTCGGATTTATGCCAGCGGCGCGTTCGGGAGCGCCAAGCCCGATCCGGCAGTGTTCCTTGCCTGCCTGAAGCAGATAGGTGTCAGGCCTGAGCATACTCTGTTCATCGATGATCGGGCGCTGCATGTGGAGGGTGCCCGTCAGGCCGCATGCCATGGGCTGCTGTTTACCTCGGCCGAGGCTCTGGAGGCGGAGTTGAACCGGTATGGTCTGCTCCGTCCGGTGGCTGAGATGTCAGCGTAAATGGTGCATCGGTCGCGATTTTTACGCATCCCTTTGCTGTTGATGAGTGTGAGCATGTTTGGCTGCACCCCGGCTCCGGCCCGGATGCCATGGCCGCTCATGATCGCGCATCGTGGTGGAACCGGGGATGCTCCTGAAAACACGATCGAGGCGATCCGGCAGGCAATGGCGCATCGGGTGGATGCCATATGGCTGACAGTGCAACTCAGCCGTGATGGGATTCCGGTTCTGTATCGCCCGGCTGATCTGTCCACATTGACGGATGGCGATGGAAAAACAGCGGCTTTCACGGCTGCCGAGCTGTCCCGGATCAATGCCGGTTGGCAGTTTCGCCGCGGAGATTCTTATCCCTGGCGCGATCATCCGGTTGGTATTCCGACATTGCGGGCGGCTTTGCGGGCCATTCCGTCTGATATGCCGATCATTCTCGATATGAAGGCTCTGCCGGCTGCGCCCCAGACCAGGGCGGTGGCGCGGGTGCTGGAGGAGGAGCAGGCATGGGGCCGGGTCACGATTTATGCGACTGATGCAGCCTATCAGCAGAGCTTCGCAGCCTATCCGCAAGCAAGGCTTTTCGAATCACGCGATGCAACGCGGGCA
It encodes:
- a CDS encoding HAD family hydrolase encodes the protein MIDLVLFDMDGVLAEVDKSARATWLGALAGCRAEDVQQALWDSGFDDQGDDGRLRGEAYLTAFGQVLGYPLSVQEWAEARRIATRPKPEVLSLVARLHPRIGRAVLTNNADILPGCMAMICPPVATLFGGRIYASGAFGSAKPDPAVFLACLKQIGVRPEHTLFIDDRALHVEGARQAACHGLLFTSAEALEAELNRYGLLRPVAEMSA
- a CDS encoding glycerophosphodiester phosphodiesterase family protein; this encodes MSVSMFGCTPAPARMPWPLMIAHRGGTGDAPENTIEAIRQAMAHRVDAIWLTVQLSRDGIPVLYRPADLSTLTDGDGKTAAFTAAELSRINAGWQFRRGDSYPWRDHPVGIPTLRAALRAIPSDMPIILDMKALPAAPQTRAVARVLEEEQAWGRVTIYATDAAYQQSFAAYPQARLFESRDATRARLLGVQLDQRCDHPPPAHARVAFELHRSLIVVEHFTLGEGRSTVQATMWTPATIACFRRHPDVKIVAIAVDNADDDRLAACLGVDAILTDSPQHMVALRQQEPAGPRCDRIRHER